Below is a window of Candidatus Limnocylindrales bacterium DNA.
ACAAAACTTTTTAAACTCCAGTTTATCTTGAGTTCTTTTTTTATTCTTTGTAGTGGAGTAATTTCTCCGTTTACACTCCGTACAGGCTAATGTTACAATCTCTCGCATGCAGCAGGTCTCAAAATAATAAAAGGTTAAGGGCCAAAAGTTAAAGGAACGATCTTCCCTTAACCATTG
It encodes the following:
- the rpmG gene encoding 50S ribosomal protein L33; the encoded protein is MREIVTLACTECKRRNYSTTKNKKRTQDKLEFKKFCRFCRKHTVHRETK